The Solibacillus sp. FSL W7-1464 genome contains a region encoding:
- a CDS encoding O-methyltransferase, with product MELSDAYIASFIPERDELLMEMERFAEQNHVPIMQLAGIESLNQILRIQNPKSILEIGTAIGYSAIRMAQALPQSHIVTIERDVSRVQYAKEFIARSEVANRIQVIEGDALEVDMDSLPATFDAVFIDAAKGQYMKFFEKYASLVPSGGVLYIDNMYMHGLSDLDIKEVPRRKRTMIRNLKTFSDWIMAHPDYSSAFFPVGDGLLICLKR from the coding sequence ATGGAATTATCAGACGCTTATATTGCTTCCTTCATTCCTGAACGTGATGAATTATTAATGGAAATGGAACGCTTCGCAGAACAGAATCATGTCCCGATCATGCAGCTTGCCGGGATTGAGTCACTGAATCAGATTTTGCGAATTCAAAATCCAAAATCGATTTTAGAAATTGGAACGGCAATTGGTTATTCTGCTATACGGATGGCTCAAGCACTGCCACAAAGTCATATTGTGACGATAGAACGCGATGTGTCGCGAGTTCAGTATGCCAAGGAATTCATTGCAAGGTCAGAGGTGGCAAACCGCATACAAGTAATTGAGGGTGATGCGTTAGAGGTAGACATGGATTCACTTCCTGCTACTTTTGATGCTGTTTTTATTGATGCGGCAAAAGGGCAATACATGAAGTTTTTCGAAAAATACGCATCACTTGTTCCTTCGGGAGGCGTTTTATACATCGATAATATGTATATGCACGGATTATCGGATTTAGATATAAAAGAAGTACCTAGAAGAAAAAGAACGATGATCCGCAACTTAAAAACATTTTCGGACTGGATCATGGCACATCCGGATTATTCAAGTGCCTTTTTCCCTGTCGGTGATGGTTTGTTAATTTGTTTGAAGAGGTGA
- the mtnN gene encoding 5'-methylthioadenosine/S-adenosylhomocysteine nucleosidase, with product MTIAVIGAMEQEVELLRGALKNTQTETIANSEYTTGTYEGKEVVLLKSGIGKVNAAMSTTILLEKFNPKVVINTGSAGGFDAALKVGDIVISDEVRHHDVDVTAFGYEIGQMAGMPAAYKSDEQLMEVAKQAVKEVGEHNYSVGLICSGDVFMSNPERVEAVRKDFPTMKAVEMEAAAVAQVCHQFNTPFVVIRALSDIAGQESSMSFDEFLPVAAKHSTEIVLNAITKL from the coding sequence ATGACAATAGCAGTAATCGGTGCAATGGAGCAGGAAGTTGAATTATTACGCGGTGCTCTAAAAAATACACAAACAGAAACAATAGCAAACAGTGAATACACAACAGGTACATATGAAGGCAAAGAAGTCGTCCTGTTAAAAAGCGGTATCGGAAAAGTGAATGCGGCAATGTCTACGACGATCTTATTGGAAAAGTTTAATCCGAAAGTAGTCATCAATACAGGATCTGCAGGCGGTTTTGATGCAGCATTAAAAGTTGGGGATATCGTCATTTCGGATGAAGTACGTCATCACGATGTGGATGTTACTGCTTTTGGCTATGAAATCGGTCAAATGGCTGGGATGCCGGCAGCTTATAAATCGGACGAACAATTAATGGAAGTTGCGAAACAGGCAGTAAAAGAAGTGGGAGAGCATAATTACAGTGTAGGTCTCATTTGTTCAGGTGATGTCTTTATGAGCAACCCTGAGCGTGTCGAGGCAGTGCGAAAAGATTTCCCTACAATGAAGGCTGTGGAAATGGAAGCAGCGGCTGTAGCGCAAGTATGCCACCAATTCAATACACCGTTTGTTGTCATTCGTGCATTATCAGATATTGCTGGACAAGAATCAAGCATGTCATTCGATGAGTTTTTACCTGTTGCAGCAAAACACTCAACAGAAATCGTATTAAATGCCATTACGAAACTATAA
- the ruvX gene encoding Holliday junction resolvase RuvX: MRIMGLDVGSKTVGVAISDALGWTAQGIETIKIDEAAGVFGIERINELVKEHNVTEFVVGYPKNMNNTIGPRGEASESYKKLLEDTFGFPVKLWDERMTTMAAERMLIEADVSRKKRKQVIDKMAAVMILQGYLDSKN; this comes from the coding sequence TTATGGGTTTAGACGTCGGCTCGAAAACAGTCGGCGTTGCAATTAGTGATGCGCTAGGGTGGACAGCGCAAGGAATCGAGACAATAAAAATCGATGAAGCGGCAGGCGTATTTGGTATTGAACGTATCAATGAGCTTGTAAAGGAACATAATGTAACAGAATTTGTTGTAGGCTACCCGAAGAACATGAATAATACGATCGGTCCCCGCGGGGAAGCTTCCGAAAGCTATAAGAAGCTGCTGGAAGATACATTCGGTTTTCCTGTTAAGCTTTGGGACGAGCGTATGACAACGATGGCTGCTGAGCGTATGCTGATCGAAGCAGACGTAAGCCGTAAAAAACGAAAGCAAGTTATTGATAAAATGGCTGCTGTCATGATTTTACAAGGTTATTTAGATAGTAAAAACTAA
- a CDS encoding DUF1292 domain-containing protein: MEENIFILQKEDGGEQQCRVVFTFDSDEHSYVLFSLIGDEEAGISALRYVLDENGEMSSFSDVETDEEWAMVEEVMNTVLSEFGADQTNYFTITNEEDEEVMCQILHRFENNGKNYLFYAIMEDDEPVLEEVYASAYIAGDNGEVADLLPIETDAEWEMVEQALNSLAQN, encoded by the coding sequence ATGGAAGAAAATATTTTTATTTTACAAAAAGAAGACGGCGGAGAGCAGCAATGCCGCGTTGTATTTACATTTGATTCGGATGAGCACTCCTATGTGTTATTCTCATTAATCGGGGATGAAGAAGCTGGTATTTCTGCACTTCGCTATGTTCTTGACGAGAATGGCGAAATGAGCAGTTTCTCAGATGTTGAAACAGATGAAGAATGGGCAATGGTTGAAGAGGTTATGAATACGGTGCTTTCAGAATTCGGCGCGGATCAGACAAATTACTTTACGATCACGAATGAAGAAGATGAAGAAGTTATGTGCCAAATTTTGCACCGCTTTGAAAACAACGGGAAAAATTACTTATTCTATGCAATTATGGAAGACGACGAACCGGTATTGGAGGAAGTTTACGCTTCTGCCTATATCGCGGGCGATAATGGCGAAGTAGCGGACCTGCTCCCTATCGAAACAGATGCAGAGTGGGAAATGGTAGAACAAGCATTAAATTCATTAGCACAAAACTAA
- a CDS encoding YrrS family protein yields the protein MERKRRFQTRQQYAEQKTKQTKFQKADKRLNYLIAIVAVLIVATLIIIIKQEPDAKNEAEQQDSAAEVTTDAPEEDAGQETEDNETETNVPEETEEEHITDESEDEQPASESGEMVSPSDDPAVKEVITNPNWPAYPTAQTGEHVSTYENGHIDYEEKLKAIFSVIDLQQENSIVLRVNNNGSAKNAIAVVTSMDKEQKYRVSIEWVDNEGWKPVQVEVLSTLEGSQ from the coding sequence ATGGAACGAAAAAGACGATTTCAAACACGACAACAGTATGCTGAACAAAAAACAAAACAGACGAAATTCCAGAAAGCGGATAAAAGATTAAATTACTTAATTGCCATTGTCGCTGTATTAATAGTAGCAACTTTAATTATTATTATTAAACAAGAACCAGACGCCAAAAACGAAGCCGAACAGCAAGATTCAGCGGCAGAAGTAACTACAGATGCCCCTGAAGAAGACGCTGGGCAAGAAACGGAAGATAATGAAACAGAAACAAATGTACCGGAGGAAACAGAAGAGGAACATATTACAGATGAATCTGAAGACGAACAGCCAGCATCTGAATCAGGTGAAATGGTAAGTCCTTCCGACGATCCGGCAGTAAAAGAAGTCATTACCAATCCGAATTGGCCGGCCTATCCGACGGCACAAACGGGTGAACATGTGTCGACATATGAAAATGGGCATATTGATTACGAAGAAAAACTAAAAGCAATTTTCAGTGTCATCGATCTACAGCAGGAAAACAGTATTGTACTGCGTGTGAATAATAATGGCAGTGCGAAAAATGCAATTGCTGTTGTCACATCAATGGACAAAGAACAAAAATACCGTGTAAGTATTGAATGGGTTGACAATGAAGGCTGGAAACCGGTTCAAGTGGAAGTTTTGTCAACACTGGAAGGCTCACAATAA
- a CDS encoding peptidase U32 family protein yields the protein MKKPELSVTPQSIEHITALLQAGADAFVIGEQKFGLRLAGDFTVAQVEEATKLIHAAGKKVYVAVNALFHNDRLDALDEYLVQMQRIGVDALLFGDPAVIIAVRENNVTIPLHWNPETTATNFFQVNYWGERGSKRAVLARELSVDEVIEIKENTKHEIEVQVHGMTCMFQSKRSLLGNYFLYRDEAMEIENRKENKNMFLHDKERKNKYPIYEDMNGTHIFSPNDMCIIEELNELFEAGIDSLKIDGVLQTFDYTVTVTKLYRQAIDTYFDQGEDAYDDIKSGLFEQIEAIQPALRPLDTGFIYKETVY from the coding sequence GTGAAAAAACCAGAATTATCAGTAACACCACAATCCATTGAGCATATTACAGCACTACTTCAGGCAGGTGCAGATGCTTTTGTGATCGGTGAACAGAAATTTGGCTTGCGCTTAGCTGGAGACTTTACAGTAGCACAGGTGGAAGAAGCAACAAAGCTGATTCATGCTGCAGGTAAAAAGGTATATGTAGCGGTCAATGCATTATTCCACAATGATCGTTTAGATGCATTGGATGAATATTTAGTACAGATGCAGCGTATTGGCGTAGATGCATTATTATTCGGTGACCCGGCTGTAATTATTGCAGTGCGTGAAAACAACGTAACGATACCGTTGCATTGGAATCCGGAAACGACAGCAACGAACTTCTTCCAAGTGAACTATTGGGGTGAGCGTGGAAGCAAGCGTGCTGTACTGGCACGTGAACTTTCAGTCGATGAAGTGATTGAAATCAAAGAAAATACAAAGCATGAAATCGAAGTGCAAGTACATGGAATGACTTGTATGTTCCAATCTAAACGCTCACTTTTAGGAAACTACTTCCTGTACCGTGACGAAGCGATGGAAATCGAAAATCGCAAAGAAAACAAAAACATGTTCCTTCACGATAAAGAGCGTAAAAATAAATATCCGATCTATGAGGATATGAATGGGACGCACATTTTCTCACCGAATGATATGTGCATTATCGAAGAGTTAAATGAATTGTTTGAGGCAGGTATCGATTCACTTAAAATTGATGGTGTCCTTCAAACGTTTGACTATACGGTAACGGTTACAAAACTCTACCGTCAAGCGATTGATACGTATTTTGATCAAGGCGAAGATGCGTACGATGATATTAAATCCGGGCTATTTGAGCAAATCGAAGCAATTCAGCCAGCGTTACGTCCACTGGATACTGGCTTCATCTACAAGGAAACAGTCTACTAG
- a CDS encoding DUF1292 domain-containing protein, with the protein MSEQQNHITVVDENGNEQLCEILHTFDSEEFGKSYVLYSLVGAEEDEDGAVEIFASAFVPADNGEDGELTPIETEAEWDLIEEVLNQIEDELGEEE; encoded by the coding sequence ATGTCAGAACAACAAAATCACATTACAGTAGTCGATGAAAACGGCAACGAACAACTTTGCGAAATTTTACACACTTTCGATTCAGAAGAGTTCGGTAAATCATACGTATTATATTCTTTAGTAGGTGCAGAAGAAGATGAAGATGGCGCAGTTGAAATCTTTGCTTCTGCATTCGTTCCTGCTGATAATGGTGAAGATGGCGAATTAACGCCGATCGAAACAGAAGCAGAATGGGATTTAATCGAAGAAGTATTAAACCAGATCGAAGACGAATTAGGCGAAGAAGAATAA
- the mltG gene encoding endolytic transglycosylase MltG → MLDENKKQEMLNKMKERKGEVKTVRKIVGIVALVALLIIAIVGFTGYNYVTSALEPTDPESNEKVEVEIPMGSGITLISTILEDKGIVKNAQIFKYYTKFKNESEFQAGSYSLTKSMTLDEIIESLKTGRVYREPVFTMTVPEGLTLEQVADVVQKNTSHKAEDFMKKVTDAAYVEQLITEYPDLLSEAILKENIRHPLEGYLYPATYPFFEENPTIEEIIGTMLSAMNTIVSEYTPILEERETSVHELLTFASLLEEEATAQTDRETIASVFYNRIKIDMPLQTDPTVLYALGSHKERVLYSDLEVENPYNTYQNTGLPPGPIAGAGKTSIEAALNPSQTDYLYFLADKEGVNHFAKTYDEHLANIEKYLR, encoded by the coding sequence GTGCTAGACGAAAATAAGAAGCAAGAAATGTTAAATAAGATGAAAGAGCGTAAAGGAGAAGTTAAAACGGTGCGTAAAATTGTGGGAATTGTCGCGCTTGTTGCTCTTCTGATTATTGCCATTGTCGGTTTCACAGGATACAACTATGTGACATCGGCATTGGAACCAACGGACCCGGAATCGAACGAAAAAGTTGAAGTCGAAATTCCAATGGGCTCAGGGATTACATTAATATCGACTATTTTAGAAGATAAGGGCATTGTAAAGAATGCACAGATTTTTAAATATTATACTAAATTTAAAAATGAATCGGAATTCCAAGCCGGCAGTTATTCTTTAACGAAATCCATGACACTCGATGAAATTATTGAAAGCTTAAAGACAGGGCGCGTGTATCGCGAGCCTGTATTTACAATGACAGTGCCGGAAGGATTGACGCTCGAGCAAGTAGCTGATGTTGTACAGAAAAACACTTCTCACAAAGCAGAGGACTTTATGAAAAAAGTGACGGATGCCGCTTATGTGGAGCAATTAATCACTGAATATCCTGATTTATTGTCAGAAGCTATTTTAAAGGAAAATATCCGTCACCCGCTAGAAGGCTATTTATATCCGGCAACATATCCGTTCTTTGAGGAAAACCCAACAATAGAGGAAATTATCGGTACAATGCTTTCTGCGATGAATACGATTGTTTCCGAATACACTCCGATATTGGAAGAACGCGAAACATCGGTCCATGAATTGCTGACATTTGCATCATTGCTTGAAGAAGAGGCAACTGCGCAGACGGATCGTGAAACAATTGCGAGTGTTTTCTATAATCGTATTAAAATTGATATGCCTTTACAGACAGACCCAACTGTACTGTATGCATTAGGATCGCATAAAGAACGCGTACTGTATAGCGACCTGGAAGTGGAAAATCCGTATAATACGTATCAAAATACCGGATTGCCGCCTGGACCAATCGCAGGAGCCGGTAAAACATCAATCGAAGCGGCACTGAACCCTTCACAAACTGATTATTTATACTTCCTGGCAGATAAAGAAGGCGTCAATCATTTTGCTAAAACGTATGATGAGCACTTAGCGAACATCGAAAAATATTTACGTTAA
- a CDS encoding peptidase U32 family protein, which produces MLQLIQNEKIRETINGKTVITKKPELLAPAGSLEKLKVAVHYGADAVFIGGQEFGLRSNAGNFTIEEMKEGVEFANKYGAVVYVTTNIFAHNENMAGLEEYLQAIEGAGVKGIIVADPLIIETCKKSAPSLEIHLSTQQSLSNWKAVKYWKEEGLERVVLAREVGGEEMRKMKEEVDIEIEAFVHGAMCIAYSGRCTLSNHMTARDSNRGGCCQSCRWDYDLYENNDGEETALFNEGEAPFAMSPKDLKLIESIPHMIELGIDSLKVEGRMKSIHYIATVISVYRKVIDAYCADPENFTFEKEWLEELARCANRATASSFFEGEPSYKQQMFGFHSHKMKWDFAGFVMDYDAETQMVTLEQRNYFKTGDTVEFFGPNMDTFKMTVGQLWDEKGNELDVARHPLQIVKFKVDRSLSHFDMMRKENN; this is translated from the coding sequence ATGCTACAATTAATTCAAAATGAAAAGATCCGTGAAACTATTAACGGAAAAACAGTAATTACGAAAAAACCAGAGCTTTTAGCACCGGCAGGAAGCTTGGAGAAATTAAAAGTAGCCGTCCACTACGGTGCTGATGCTGTATTTATCGGTGGTCAGGAGTTTGGTTTACGTTCAAACGCTGGAAACTTCACAATTGAAGAAATGAAGGAAGGCGTTGAATTTGCGAATAAATATGGAGCTGTTGTATATGTAACAACAAATATCTTCGCGCATAACGAAAATATGGCTGGTTTGGAAGAATACCTGCAGGCAATCGAAGGAGCAGGCGTAAAAGGGATTATCGTTGCAGACCCGTTAATTATTGAAACGTGTAAAAAGAGCGCCCCTTCTCTGGAAATCCACCTTTCTACACAACAGTCTTTATCCAACTGGAAAGCGGTAAAGTACTGGAAGGAAGAAGGATTGGAACGTGTTGTTTTGGCGCGTGAAGTAGGCGGGGAAGAAATGCGTAAAATGAAAGAAGAGGTAGACATTGAAATCGAAGCCTTCGTGCACGGTGCAATGTGTATCGCTTATTCCGGACGCTGTACACTTTCAAATCATATGACGGCCCGTGACTCAAACCGTGGCGGCTGCTGTCAGTCTTGCCGTTGGGATTATGATTTATATGAAAATAACGACGGTGAAGAAACAGCATTGTTTAACGAAGGTGAAGCGCCGTTTGCAATGAGCCCGAAAGATCTGAAATTGATCGAATCCATTCCTCACATGATTGAGTTAGGGATTGATTCATTAAAAGTGGAAGGCCGTATGAAGTCGATTCACTATATCGCAACGGTTATTTCCGTTTATCGCAAAGTAATTGATGCTTACTGTGCAGACCCGGAAAACTTTACATTCGAAAAAGAATGGCTGGAAGAATTGGCGCGCTGTGCAAACCGTGCAACTGCTTCGTCATTCTTTGAAGGTGAGCCAAGTTATAAACAGCAAATGTTCGGTTTCCATTCACATAAAATGAAGTGGGATTTTGCAGGGTTTGTCATGGATTATGACGCCGAAACACAAATGGTTACATTGGAACAACGCAACTATTTCAAGACAGGCGATACGGTTGAATTTTTCGGCCCTAATATGGATACATTCAAAATGACGGTTGGCCAGCTTTGGGATGAAAAAGGCAATGAACTAGATGTTGCCCGCCACCCACTACAAATCGTTAAATTTAAAGTTGATCGCTCATTATCACATTTTGATATGATGCGAAAGGAGAATAATTAA
- the udk gene encoding uridine kinase: MSNRPVVIGIAGGSCSGKTSVTRSIYDVFREHSVVVIEQDYYYKDQSHMTFEQRLETNYDHPLAFDNDLLIDHIHRLLAYESVEKPVYDYVQHTRSDEVIHVEPKDVIIVEGILVLEDERLRDLMDIKLFVDTDSDLRIIRRIQRDIKERGRTADSVIDQYLTAVRPMHNMFIEPTKRYADVIIPEGGENNVAIDLMVTKIKTILETESNL, from the coding sequence ATGTCAAACCGTCCAGTTGTAATCGGAATTGCCGGTGGTTCATGCTCAGGTAAAACAAGCGTGACACGTTCTATTTACGATGTTTTCCGTGAACATTCAGTAGTTGTAATCGAACAGGATTATTATTATAAAGACCAAAGCCATATGACGTTTGAACAGCGTCTGGAAACAAACTATGATCATCCGCTAGCATTTGACAATGATTTGCTGATCGATCATATTCATCGTTTACTTGCGTATGAATCAGTGGAAAAACCGGTCTATGATTATGTGCAGCATACACGTTCAGATGAAGTCATTCATGTAGAACCTAAAGATGTAATCATCGTTGAAGGAATTTTAGTGCTGGAGGACGAGCGCCTGCGTGATTTAATGGATATTAAATTATTTGTGGATACAGACTCTGACTTACGTATTATCCGACGTATTCAACGTGATATTAAAGAGCGCGGCCGTACAGCTGATTCGGTAATCGATCAGTATTTAACAGCGGTGCGTCCAATGCACAATATGTTTATCGAACCGACTAAGCGATATGCAGATGTAATCATCCCTGAAGGCGGGGAAAATAACGTTGCAATTGACTTAATGGTAACGAAAATAAAAACAATTCTTGAAACTGAATCAAACTTGTAA
- the greA gene encoding transcription elongation factor GreA gives MSNEKQYPMTLDGKQKLEDELNTLKTVKRPEVVERIKVARSFGDLSENSEYDSAKEEQGFVEGRISLIEQMLRNAVIITEDDSSTSISLGKTVTFDELINGKRANFEESYTIVGSAEADPMEGKISNDSPIAKALMGKHVDDVVKLTTPGGDMEVIILEVK, from the coding sequence ATGTCAAACGAAAAACAATATCCAATGACACTTGATGGAAAACAAAAATTAGAAGATGAATTAAACACATTAAAAACTGTAAAGCGTCCTGAAGTAGTAGAGCGTATCAAAGTAGCTCGCAGCTTCGGTGACCTTTCTGAGAACTCTGAGTATGATTCAGCAAAAGAAGAGCAAGGATTTGTGGAAGGTCGTATTTCATTGATCGAGCAAATGCTGCGTAATGCTGTAATTATTACAGAAGACGATTCATCAACTTCAATTTCATTAGGTAAAACAGTTACATTTGATGAGCTTATTAACGGTAAACGTGCAAACTTTGAAGAATCTTACACAATTGTTGGGTCAGCTGAAGCGGATCCGATGGAAGGTAAAATTTCCAATGACTCTCCAATTGCTAAAGCTTTAATGGGCAAGCATGTTGATGATGTTGTAAAACTGACAACACCGGGCGGAGATATGGAAGTTATTATTTTAGAAGTAAAATAA